CTGATCATGCTTTCCGAGACCTACGGGATTGAAACACCGACCGGCACTGAATTGAATATCAAGCTTATCCACCAGGATATCGCCGATATGACCGGTCTTACCCGTGAAACGGTTACCCGAGTATTGGACAAATGGCAAAAAACGGGCGAGATAACGGTTCTCAAGAACAAACATATCATGCTTCGGCCGGAGTTCGAGTCGATATCGTTCTAGGGCGATTCAGGGAATCCATGCCCGTGAGCCGTGGGACACAAAAACGGGCAGGTAACGACAGGCCGGTTTCGAGAAAAAAAGCCGCTGAATGAGATTCAGCGGCTTTTTCGTTGAGGGAACGTTCTCATTCTTGCTCAGGGATTCGCAGGCGTACCATCCACGAGGCTCGGTGCCGCGTGCTGCAGTTCCTGACCGGGTTTGCCCCTGTCGAGCAGACGGTTCAGGGACGTCAGAAATTTCGAGAACTCATCTTTGGTGCAGGGACCGGCCTTTATCAGTCTCAGGAAGTAGGCGATCCTTTCACTCAGGACAGAGGCGATGTAAAAGTCGCGCAGGGTGAAGGGCTCGGACGTCTTTTTGTTGTTCAGGTTTAGCACCCCGACGACCTGGCCGTCTATTTTGAGGGGCAACGACATGAACGACTTCGAATTATACTGCGGGATGCTCTTCTTTGAGAAGCGGGGGTCGCTCTCGATGTCCTCGACAAAAAGAGGTTTGCCCTCGAGCGCCACCCAGCCGGCTATCCGGTCGCCGAACTTTACCCGTGTCCGCTTAACGACCTCGTCGTCGAGACCTCGAGCGCTCTTAACGGTTAATTCGCTCGTCGCTTCGTCGCTCAGCATGATGGAACAGATATCAAGGTCGAGCAACTCCGCAATGAATTCGACAAAAGAATCCATGCTCTTGTTCACGAAGACGTCGACCCGCTCCCGCGCGCTCGTTGGGATCGTCAGTGAAACGCTGCATCCATGGTCGCTGTTGATCGCCAGCAGTTTCCAGCGATGAAGACCGGCGGCGCTTCGGGCAAATGCAATCTTCAACAGGTCCTCGTCATGATCGGTCAGCGCTACGTCGCGTGTAGCGTTGAGAGCTGACAGGACCGCCTCAGGCAACGCTCGGGAAAGATCAAGATGAACGGACACGACATCGGCTCCATGGACGTTCAGATCAATCTTGTCCTCCGGCTCGAGGCTGGGGATAATGCCCAGGATGAGATTGGTGAAGAGTTGAAGTACAGTTCCCGCGTCCCCGATTACGTCGGGGAGCCCGTTTTCCGCAGGAAGGGTCAGGTGGATCCGTTTGGTGGCCAGCATGACCTTGAGCACGGGTGCGTTCGCCACCCTCTCGAACAGTTCTCCCAGCCTGATCACGTTTTTCTGCAAAAGTCTGGTCTCGTCCTCGAGCCTGAGAAAGTGCAGCAGGTTTTCCACGATACTAATGAGCTTGTCGGTCTCAGCGGCGATGATGGATTGGAACTCTCGCCGGTCCTCTTTTGGCAGGCGGTCCGCCTGCTGTTGCAGGTGGTAAATGGCGCCTTTGACGGAGTTCAGCGGCGTACGAAGCCCGTGAGAGACGCGGGTGAGGAACTCTGTCTTCCCGATGTCGGTCTCGATAAGCCGCCGGTTTATCGCCTCGAGCTCGTCGGCCTTCGTCTTCAGCTGGTTTAGGAGAAACGCGTTTTCCAGTGCAATGGCGGCATGGTTGGCTATGACCGTCAGGAGTTCGAACTCATCGGCGGTGAAGGAGGTCCCGTCCTTTTTGTCATTGATGTTGAGAACGCCGAGGAGCCGTTCCTTGCTCACCAGCGGACAGGAGATGAAGGACTTGGTCCGGTAGCGATCCCGAGTCGTGCTGTGGAACCGACTATCGGCATCTATGTCTTCCACCAGGACCGGGCGCCGCTCTTTGGCGACAATGCCGGCAATTCCTTCGCCGATCTTGCTGCGGTATATTTTTACGAACTGCGGGTCGATGCCCTTGGCCGCCAAGATGAAGAGCTCGTCGCAGTCCGTGACGAGCATGAGGGAACCCTTTTCAGCGCTCGTATAGCTGACGCCGAGGTCAAGCATGAGGTTTGCCAGAGAACCGATATCCTCAGACACGACAAGGGCGCTCGATATTTCCTGGAGAATGGAAAACTTCTTTGCGAATAAGTCCCGCTTATCCATAGATGAACCTGTTAATCTTGCGCCGGAGGGAACAGGGCTTGAGGTTGCAACCACGGTCTTTTTGCGCGCGCATCATCTGCTGCCGGGAAAGGAATGTTGGGATGAGGATTCGCGGAGCCTCGCGTAAAAGGCTTTTCTCGATATGCCGAGCGTCCGGGCGGCCTTCGATTTGTTTCCCTTGCATTCGCGAAGTGCGTCGTGGATCGCCTGGATCTCCAGTGCCTTCAGGGGAGTGATCGAGCGGGCGCCCGTGTCGGTGCGACGGCTGCGGCGCAGCTCGTCGGGAAGTTCCTCGGTGGTGATCTGTTTTTCCCGGGCGAGCACGACGGCGCGCTCGATGACGTTCTTGAGTTGCCGCACATTCCCCGGCCACGGGAATTCCCTGAAGAGATCCATCACCTCGTCGGACAGGGTGACCGGTTTTTTCTCCCGGATGCAGAATTGGGAAAGAAATTCAGCGGCAAGGAGCGGTATGTCGTCCGGCCGCTCCCGCAACGGCGGCACATCGATCTGCACCACGTTGAGACGGTAGAAGAGGTCTTCCCGGAAGGTTCCCGCCTGTATGTCATCCATCAACATGCGGTTCGTCGACGAGATGAGCCGGAAGTTGACCTTGATCTTTTTGTTGCTCCCGATCCGCTCGATTGTCCGCTCTTGCAAAACCCGCAGCAATTTCGACTGCAAGGAAAGCTCCATCTCGCCGATCTCGTCGAGAAAGAGCGTGCCGTCGGCAGCTTCCTCGAACTTGCCGATCCGCTGCGCTACAGACCCCGTAAAGGCCCCCTTTTCGCAGCCGAAGAGCTCCGCTTCGATCAGTTCCCGCGGGATCGCCGCACAGTTTACGGTAACGAAGGGCCTGGTGGAACGGTTGCTGCAATAATGAAGGTTGCAGGCAACAACCTCCTTGCCGGTGCCGGTCTCACCCTGGATAAGGACGCTGCTTTCGGAATCCTTTACCGCCGCGATCGTTTGACGGACGCGGGCCAGCGCAGGGGAAGCGCCGATGATGGGACTGGCGTTGTTCTCTGTCAGCCGCCGCAGCTGCGCCTGCTCGACCTCTTTTTGCATCGCGTGCTGTCCGACAGCCTGTTCCAGGACCGACTTCAGCTTGCCGTAATCGGGTGGCTTGATGAAATAGTAAAAAGCGCCGTTGGTCATCGCAGAGACCGCGGATTCCACCGTGCCGTAGGCGGTGAGGAACATGACCGGTATGTGCGGGTTATGCTCGTGGATATAGTCGAACAGGTGGAAGCCGTCCCGCACCGGCATCTTGACGTCGGTGATAATGGCGTCTACCGCCTCGTCGCGAATGATCCCGATCGCCCGGTCCACGTTCACCGACTCCCGGGTCGTGTAGCCCTCTTGCCGGAGAATTGCCGATAGGACCTTCAAAGCGTTCGGTTCATCATCTACGATCAATACCGTTCCCTTGTCCGTCATATCGCACCTGCCCGCGACTCCGCCAAAGGCAGATAGAGCCGCACGGATGTCCCTTCGTTTTTCTTACTTTCGATTTTCAAATGACCGCCGTAATATTTGAGCACTTCATAAGCGATGAAAAGACCGAACCCTTTGCCGGCGCTGTTCGTGCGCTCGGAGAGGTTGCCCATTGTCTGGTCGGTCATGCCTGGGCCTGTATCGGATACGCCGATGACGACAAAGGTCGAGTCCGACATCGTCTCGGTGGAGGTCCTGACCGTGAGTGTCCCTCCCCCCTTCATGGCGTCGATTGCGTTATTGACCACGTTCAGAAGAGCCTGCTCAACGTGGAAAGCGTCGACCGTCACCAGGGGAACCTCGCGAAGATCGAAAAACGGAGTGATATTCTGAGCAGAGACCTGATACGCCGTGAACACCTGTATTTTCTTCAGAAGGGAGTTGATGTCGGTGGATGCCCGTTCGGCATCGGAGAGAGAGGAACTGAGGAACCGCGAGATAAAAAGCTCAAGCCGGGAGATTTCCTCCTCCATCATCTTCGTGAACTCAATGAGCGGCGCTTCATAGCTGTATTTTTCCCGGAGGTATACGACCGATCCCTTGATCGCATTCAACGGATTGCGTACTCCGTGCGCGAGCGTTGATGCCATCTTGCCGATATCAATGAGCCGCTGAGAGTCCGTAAGTTTCTTGGCGATTGAGCATGGCGTTTGGGGTCGCACCGTTACCCTGATCTCGTTCACAACGCCATTGCCGTTCCACGCGGGATTGATCGTAATGTCAGCGCTGAAGTGAGCATAGAGGCAGGGCAAAGAATATCCTTCCAGCTGAACAGGATGCTTTCGTTGCGCAGCGACTGACAGGGCGTCATCTTCGCCGAGAAAGATCCGGGGAAATATTTCATAATATTTTTTGCCTTCCAGCTCACTCCCCGAAGATCCGCGCAGCTCATCCCCACCGCTCTCTTGCCATGAGCGTAGATTGAGTTCTCCATCGGTGGAAAAAGTAATTGCTTTCATAAGATGAATGATTTGTTATGGAACATGCCCGGCTCAGGGATTCAGACCCTGCCAGACTTGCTCCTCCAACGGCAAAATGTCCAAGCCAGCCGTTTCCTGAGTTAAGTCAGATGAGCAGGATTGACGCCGCCCAGGGGAATCATATATATTCCAAGTTACGCTCAAAATTACTTGGGTGAATGTTTATAAGAAGAAGGTAAATCTTTTACATTGCAATAACATGACAAAAGTAGAAAATTTGCTGCTAGGCGCCTTTTTTCGTCTGATACCCGGGATAATACCAATTTGCTGCGATTAGAAATAAAATTATTTGTCTGTAATCAAATTTAACAAAAATTAGCTGAATGTCAAGCCAGCGTATCGTTTCCCGACATAGTGGGCGTGTACCGTTGTGATCATAAACCTTTAATCCTAAAGATATGCCCGGAACTCCCTGAAATGGATATCGTTCTGGCTAAGAAGTACCTGTTTCTATTTCAATTGTAGCTGGCAACACAGATCCGAAATATTGTGATAATAAATTAATACAAACAATACTTTTTGTTTGATACTTTATAATTATGCGTTTTATAATCTCAATATTAAATAGCAAAAGCAATACCAAAATTACAACACCAAGTGAATGTTTTCATATCAAATAATTACGATCAATGCCTTAAATAAATCTAAAGTAAGAGGGTCAATATGAGTGGCCATATTAGACATGGGGATTCATTTTGAATGAGTTGTTTATATCTCCTGTATGAGTGATTATTTTAACGAGTCGGTGCTATTAAACAGTGATCTCTGGCCAAAGCCGTTACAGATTGAATCGAGATGATACCATTATCTCTTATCTTATCATGTATCGATACTATCATTGTCTGCTACCCCAGGCTAGATTCCACTATGGTCTAGGTGTTATCTTCTGGATATCAATAGTCCACGATAGGGTTCC
This Nitrospirota bacterium DNA region includes the following protein-coding sequences:
- a CDS encoding sigma-54 dependent transcriptional regulator → MTDKGTVLIVDDEPNALKVLSAILRQEGYTTRESVNVDRAIGIIRDEAVDAIITDVKMPVRDGFHLFDYIHEHNPHIPVMFLTAYGTVESAVSAMTNGAFYYFIKPPDYGKLKSVLEQAVGQHAMQKEVEQAQLRRLTENNASPIIGASPALARVRQTIAAVKDSESSVLIQGETGTGKEVVACNLHYCSNRSTRPFVTVNCAAIPRELIEAELFGCEKGAFTGSVAQRIGKFEEAADGTLFLDEIGEMELSLQSKLLRVLQERTIERIGSNKKIKVNFRLISSTNRMLMDDIQAGTFREDLFYRLNVVQIDVPPLRERPDDIPLLAAEFLSQFCIREKKPVTLSDEVMDLFREFPWPGNVRQLKNVIERAVVLAREKQITTEELPDELRRSRRTDTGARSITPLKALEIQAIHDALRECKGNKSKAARTLGISRKAFYARLRESSSQHSFPGSR
- a CDS encoding GAF domain-containing protein, whose product is MDKRDLFAKKFSILQEISSALVVSEDIGSLANLMLDLGVSYTSAEKGSLMLVTDCDELFILAAKGIDPQFVKIYRSKIGEGIAGIVAKERRPVLVEDIDADSRFHSTTRDRYRTKSFISCPLVSKERLLGVLNINDKKDGTSFTADEFELLTVIANHAAIALENAFLLNQLKTKADELEAINRRLIETDIGKTEFLTRVSHGLRTPLNSVKGAIYHLQQQADRLPKEDRREFQSIIAAETDKLISIVENLLHFLRLEDETRLLQKNVIRLGELFERVANAPVLKVMLATKRIHLTLPAENGLPDVIGDAGTVLQLFTNLILGIIPSLEPEDKIDLNVHGADVVSVHLDLSRALPEAVLSALNATRDVALTDHDEDLLKIAFARSAAGLHRWKLLAINSDHGCSVSLTIPTSARERVDVFVNKSMDSFVEFIAELLDLDICSIMLSDEATSELTVKSARGLDDEVVKRTRVKFGDRIAGWVALEGKPLFVEDIESDPRFSKKSIPQYNSKSFMSLPLKIDGQVVGVLNLNNKKTSEPFTLRDFYIASVLSERIAYFLRLIKAGPCTKDEFSKFLTSLNRLLDRGKPGQELQHAAPSLVDGTPANP
- a CDS encoding ATP-binding protein — protein: MPCLYAHFSADITINPAWNGNGVVNEIRVTVRPQTPCSIAKKLTDSQRLIDIGKMASTLAHGVRNPLNAIKGSVVYLREKYSYEAPLIEFTKMMEEEISRLELFISRFLSSSLSDAERASTDINSLLKKIQVFTAYQVSAQNITPFFDLREVPLVTVDAFHVEQALLNVVNNAIDAMKGGGTLTVRTSTETMSDSTFVVIGVSDTGPGMTDQTMGNLSERTNSAGKGFGLFIAYEVLKYYGGHLKIESKKNEGTSVRLYLPLAESRAGAI